Proteins encoded by one window of Aphidius gifuensis isolate YNYX2018 linkage group LG2, ASM1490517v1, whole genome shotgun sequence:
- the LOC122849891 gene encoding uncharacterized protein LOC122849891: MRSEVGEWLATCVGSPICILLLSWSLLIYQNQPSSLKRRIDVLTVAIITESLAHQLGLLLYAILTLIRPANHFGEICSTLVWLLNSSSILQELTLTSIAVFTAIRKDDYHITKSHLKYHMVSLTVISACIGLTGILNFQSETCVFLAEDVSAKYGMFINCLRIFLLLTTICGLCCAIFKDACRSPKSELLQSVSDLSEASSKNSSGAFDCHTQQWDPSSGSYTSGSTNSRACLRKKKRQVDESGSKSTVFSILFVCYIFDHLPVLVVSIRPDLLKGLCTVQNVAIWLPLIKDTLLPVFLSIFDKMFCRYVAKVYTKQDNSRKMAHCGVDGKFRHFEQDTEYKLQLNLNHGLKFPLTNGSLYGRLHNHQNRTRTGTITMGIQHYPRSHSINDDNNYGSLPAELTSFTSSTFEPRQQRENFKINITEHQSSSSTERQQQQQQQRQNNNSFDFLNRRKIGSTDVFGQNMENLVQLDVPKRKFAKSLDEIREEDPRRQLKCFKKLDNNNNNNNDKLKDKKRKDEQEFTHNLVRRNQSFDYANYIRNKHHDSRTYDIKEFLNNNNNNINIKKSIFEHEINCYDTSDDESYDSNSGDFDDGNSSCKSRSCCSVTTVANDDFEFYQRKDNKVELLPSNKLIDNNNNTNMRTFKPKIIVKNWTNDDNLKIKFNHDDKPMIQSYHLKKITPGYSMNDLDKFYNDIKQPNLSMTNLKNALKYTNISYLDNGEICRHSIGGSVPDLKKIFVTEFI, translated from the exons ATGCGAAGTGAGGTAGGAGAATGGCTAGCAACATGTGTTGGTTCACCAATTTGCATTTTATTGTTATCCTGGTCACTTCTTATATATCAAAATCAGCCATCGTCCTTGAAAAGAAGGATCGATGTACTCACTGTTGCAATTATAACTGAGAGTCTTGCTCATCAACTTGGTTTATTACTTTATGCCATACTTACACTCATTAGACCAGCCAACCATTTTGGTG aaatatgCTCAACACTTGTTTGGCTGTTAAATTCATCAAGTATACTTCAAGAATTGACACTAACATCAATTGCTGTATTTACAGCAATACGAAAAGATGATTATCACATAACAAAAagtcatttaaaatatcacaTGGTATCATTGACAGTTATAAGTGCATGTATTGGTCTAActggtatattaaattttcaatcagAAACATGTGTTTTTTTGGCTGAAGATGTATCAGCAAAATACGgaatgtttataaattgtttaagaatatttttattattaacaacaatatgtGGTCTTTGTTGTGCAATATTTAAAGATGCATGTAGATCACCAAAATCTGAATTATTACAATCAGTATCTGATTTATCAGAAGCAAGctcaaaaaattcatctggTGCATTTGATTGTCATACACAACAATGGGATCCATCAAGTGGTTCATATACAAGTGGATCAACAAATTCACGTGCttgtttgagaaaaaaaaaacgtcaagTTGATGAAAGTGGTAGTAAATCAACTGTTTTTAGCATTTTATTTGTATGCTATATTTTTGATCATCTACCTGTattg GTTGTATCAATAAGACCAGATTTATTGAAAGGACTTTGTACTGTTCAAAATGTTGCTATTTGGCTGCCACTAATTAAAGACACACTTTTACcagtttttttatcaatttttgataaaatgtttTGTCGTTATGTTGCCAAAGTCTACACAAAACAAGACAATTCTCGTAAAATGGCTCATt gtGGAGTTGATGGTAAATTTCGTCATTTTGAACAAGACACCGAGTACaaacttcaattaaatttaaaccatGGATTAAAATTTCCACTGACAAATGGAAGTCTTTATGGAAGACTTCACAATCATCAAAACCGCa caaGAACTGGAACAATAACAATGGGAATACAGCATTATCCAAGATCACattcaataaatgatgataataattatggcTCTTTGCCAGCAGAGTTGACATCATTTACAAGTTCAACATTTGAGCCACGTCAACAGcgtgaaaattttaaaattaatatcactgaacatcaatcatcatcatcaactgaacgtcaacaacaacaacaacaacaacgtcaaaataataatagttttgattttttaaatagacgTAAAATTGGTAGTACTGATGTGTTTGGACAAAATATGGAAAATCTTGTTCAACTTGATGTGCCAAAACGTAAATTTGCTAAAAGTTTAGATGAAATTAGAGAAGAAGATCCACGTAgacaattaaaatgttttaaaaaattagataataataataataataataatgataaattaaaagataaaaaaagaaaagatgaaCAAGAATTTACACATAATTTAGTACGTAGAAATCAAAGTTTTGATTATGCAAATTATATAAGAAATAAGCATCATGATTCACGTACATATGatattaaagaatttttaaataataataataataatattaatattaaaaaaagtatatttgaacatgaaataaattgttatgaTACATCTGATGATGAAAGCTATGATTCAAATAGTGGTGATTTTGATGATGGTAATAGTTCATGTAAAAGTCGTAGTTGTTGTTCAGTAACAACAGTTGCAAATgatgattttgaattttatcaacgtaaagataataaagttgaattattaccatctaataaattaattgataataataataatacaaatatgcGTACATTTAAaccaaaaattattgttaaaaattggacaaatgatgataatttaaaaattaaatttaatcatgatGATAAACCAATGATACAAtcttatcatttaaaaaaaataacacctGGTTATTCAATGAATGAtttggataaattttataatgatattaaacaaccaaatttatcaatgactaatttaaaaaatgcattgaaatatacaaatattagtTATCTTGATAATGGGGAAATTTGTAGACACAGTATTGGTGGTTCAGTaccagatttaaaaaaaatatttgtaactgaatttatttaa